A genomic region of Christiangramia sp. OXR-203 contains the following coding sequences:
- a CDS encoding M3 family metallopeptidase, which yields MKKKLRTGLSMIALFALISQSNAQENNQEIMQNPLLKEWQGPYEGVPAFDKMEVSLVKPAIRKGMELHLEEINKIANNTAEATFENTIIPMEKAGKELDRAFTYYGIYSSNVSSPEFRAVQKELAPEISEYSSKISQNEALFKRIKTVYENSQKKPLDSAEQRVIDLVYEEFAMQGADLSEEDKKRYAEINKELSALYTKFSSNVLADEENYVIYLTKEQTGGLPESFVKSAAKAAEDRDHKGYYAVTNTRSSMDPFLTYSTERELREKVWKNYYSRGDNNDEFDNKETIQKILKLRDERVELLGFDNYAQWRLQNRMAKNPENAMDLMMQVWPAALARVKEEVADMQKVADSENANITIKPWDYRFYAEKVRKEKYDLDSEEVKQYLELGNLTQALFFTAGELFNFAFTPVENNSVPVFHEDVNVWEVSDKDSGDIVGLWYLDPYARQGKRSGAWATTYRGYTKLTGEKPVLASNNSNFIEPAPGEPVLVSWDDAETFFHEFGHALHFLSANVEYPTLNGGVRDYTEFQSQLLERWLSTDKVINQFLRHHETNEVIPEALVAKIKKASTFNQGFGTTEFLASAIMDMKYHTTDPDKIDPAKFEKETLKELNMPEEIVMRHRTPHFGHVFSGEGYASGYYGYLWADVLTADAAEAFAEAEGGFYDKEVARKLVKYLFAPRNAMDPGEAYKKFRGRDAEIDALMRDRGFPIPENSTTEE from the coding sequence ATGAAAAAGAAATTACGAACAGGCTTGAGTATGATCGCGCTATTTGCACTAATTAGTCAGTCTAATGCTCAGGAAAATAACCAAGAAATTATGCAAAATCCATTACTTAAAGAATGGCAGGGCCCTTATGAAGGAGTTCCAGCCTTTGACAAAATGGAAGTTTCACTTGTAAAACCAGCTATTCGCAAGGGAATGGAGTTGCATTTGGAAGAGATCAATAAGATTGCTAACAATACTGCTGAAGCTACCTTTGAAAACACCATTATTCCAATGGAAAAAGCAGGTAAGGAACTCGATCGTGCTTTTACCTATTATGGTATCTATAGCAGCAATGTTTCCAGCCCGGAATTCAGAGCTGTTCAGAAAGAACTGGCTCCAGAGATTTCAGAGTATTCCTCGAAGATCAGCCAGAATGAAGCTTTATTTAAACGAATTAAAACGGTTTATGAGAATTCTCAGAAGAAGCCATTAGATTCCGCAGAACAACGAGTCATCGATTTGGTTTATGAAGAGTTCGCTATGCAGGGAGCCGACCTAAGTGAGGAAGACAAAAAACGTTATGCAGAGATCAACAAGGAACTTTCTGCACTATATACTAAGTTTTCAAGTAACGTATTGGCAGATGAAGAGAATTATGTGATCTATCTTACAAAGGAACAAACTGGCGGACTGCCGGAATCCTTTGTGAAATCTGCCGCCAAAGCTGCTGAGGACCGTGATCATAAAGGTTATTATGCAGTTACCAATACAAGATCTTCCATGGATCCATTTCTTACCTATTCTACGGAAAGAGAACTACGTGAAAAAGTATGGAAGAACTACTATTCCCGAGGAGATAATAATGATGAATTCGATAATAAAGAGACTATTCAAAAGATCCTGAAGCTTAGAGATGAGCGTGTGGAATTACTTGGTTTTGATAATTACGCACAGTGGCGTTTACAGAATCGCATGGCTAAAAATCCTGAAAATGCCATGGATCTAATGATGCAGGTATGGCCTGCGGCTTTAGCAAGAGTAAAAGAAGAAGTAGCAGACATGCAGAAGGTTGCAGATTCTGAAAATGCAAATATTACTATCAAACCATGGGATTATAGATTCTATGCTGAAAAGGTTAGAAAAGAAAAATATGACCTGGATAGCGAAGAAGTAAAACAATACCTGGAACTAGGAAATCTTACCCAGGCCTTATTTTTTACTGCTGGTGAGTTGTTCAATTTTGCTTTTACTCCTGTAGAGAATAATAGTGTGCCCGTCTTTCATGAGGATGTGAACGTCTGGGAAGTTAGTGATAAAGATTCGGGTGATATTGTAGGATTATGGTATTTAGATCCTTATGCTCGACAGGGAAAACGCTCTGGAGCCTGGGCAACTACTTACAGAGGTTATACGAAGTTAACAGGTGAAAAACCAGTTTTGGCTTCTAACAATTCAAACTTTATCGAACCTGCTCCGGGTGAGCCAGTATTGGTTTCCTGGGATGATGCAGAAACATTTTTCCATGAATTTGGCCATGCCCTGCACTTTCTATCAGCTAATGTGGAGTATCCTACCTTAAATGGTGGCGTACGTGATTATACTGAATTTCAATCGCAATTACTGGAGAGATGGTTGTCTACAGACAAGGTTATCAACCAGTTTCTAAGACATCACGAAACTAATGAAGTTATTCCTGAAGCTTTAGTAGCAAAGATCAAAAAGGCTTCCACTTTCAACCAGGGATTTGGTACGACCGAATTTTTGGCTTCTGCGATCATGGATATGAAATATCACACAACAGATCCAGACAAGATCGATCCTGCCAAATTCGAAAAGGAAACTTTAAAAGAACTGAATATGCCGGAGGAGATCGTAATGCGTCATAGAACGCCTCATTTTGGACATGTGTTCTCTGGAGAAGGCTATGCTTCAGGATATTACGGATATTTATGGGCAGATGTTTTAACTGCTGATGCTGCGGAAGCTTTTGCTGAAGCTGAAGGTGGTTTCTATGATAAGGAAGTTGCGCGGAAGCTGGTGAAATACCTTTTTGCTCCTAGAAATGCGATGGATCCTGGGGAAGCTTATAAGAAATTCCGTGGAAGGGATGCTGAAATTGATGCGTTAATGCGTGATCGTGGTTTTCCTATTCCTGAAAATTCAACTACCGAAGAATAA
- a CDS encoding arylesterase, producing the protein MNTAPIFRSFQIFALSFVLLLNLSCGNEKKSDTAEEKSATEEAENNSEEENSKTILFFGDSITAGYGLETDEAFPNLIQQRLDSLRYDYTVINAGLSGETTAGGLNRIDWVLKQNVEIFVLELGANDGLRGVPLAETRSNLNRIVDYVQEKNSETKIILAGMQIPPNLGEDYTTEFRDLFPELAEKENIYLIPFILEGVAGDPDLNQQDGIHPTAEAQPILVENIWETLEPLLKN; encoded by the coding sequence ATGAATACTGCACCTATCTTTCGAAGCTTTCAAATCTTTGCGCTTAGTTTTGTTTTACTGCTGAATCTTTCCTGCGGAAATGAAAAAAAATCAGACACAGCTGAGGAGAAATCTGCCACTGAAGAAGCTGAGAATAATTCAGAAGAAGAGAATTCTAAAACGATCCTGTTTTTTGGGGATAGTATTACTGCAGGCTATGGGCTTGAGACCGATGAAGCTTTCCCGAATTTAATTCAGCAGCGACTGGATTCTCTTAGGTATGATTACACAGTAATTAATGCCGGGCTTAGTGGAGAGACTACCGCCGGAGGACTTAATCGGATCGATTGGGTGCTAAAACAAAATGTAGAGATCTTTGTTCTGGAGCTAGGTGCGAATGATGGATTACGTGGTGTTCCTTTAGCCGAAACCAGGTCCAATCTTAATAGGATCGTGGATTATGTTCAGGAGAAAAATTCAGAAACTAAGATCATTCTTGCCGGAATGCAGATCCCACCAAATCTTGGGGAAGATTATACCACAGAATTCAGAGACCTATTTCCAGAACTAGCTGAAAAAGAGAACATCTATTTAATTCCATTTATACTGGAAGGTGTAGCAGGTGATCCGGATCTCAATCAACAGGATGGTATTCATCCAACTGCTGAAGCTCAGCCAATTTTAGTAGAAAATATCTGGGAAACTTTAGAACCCCTTCTTAAAAACTAA
- a CDS encoding CDGSH iron-sulfur domain-containing protein produces MAKTKLTVNSNGSLKVEGDFEIVDKNGNVYDLGGRDLVSVCRCGLSKNKPFCDGAHRNHFEHEAIAFDLPPKKK; encoded by the coding sequence ATGGCGAAAACAAAACTAACAGTCAACAGTAACGGATCTCTAAAAGTAGAAGGAGATTTTGAAATCGTAGATAAGAATGGAAATGTATATGACCTGGGTGGAAGAGACCTGGTTTCAGTATGTAGATGTGGATTATCGAAGAATAAGCCATTTTGCGATGGTGCTCATAGAAATCATTTTGAGCACGAAGCAATAGCTTTCGACTTACCTCCAAAAAAGAAATAA
- a CDS encoding ABC transporter permease: protein MSSERSSAGFPWLIKMALRDGKASSRKLFLFIASIVLGIAAVVSIQSFSANLKRNISLQSKSLMGADYIIDSDKLPTEKVYGIIDSLGGAEAREISFASMAAFPGNQGTKLMQVRGIEGGFPFYGEIETTPPEAGNNFRESEVALVDATVMLQLGIEIGDTVKIGNTSLEIGGALNNVPGSSSIFSSIAPPLLVPFSAIEKSGLVQTGSRIDYRYYFTAPESLDMEKFDEELDPILDANDADLDTHLSTSQRLGRRYENFAKFLNLVAFIALLLGCVGIASAIHIYIKEKVASIAILKCLGASRKQSFQIFLIQVIVIGLIGSIIGTLLGLGLQELFPYLLQDLLPVEIDLQISPVVIITGIILGVSMSVLFALYPLLTTLDISPLQTLRMQQSAESNKKYKILVSIAVIIFIWIFAFWLLDNWLYAIWFVLGLAITFAILSGFAALIMKLLKRYFPKNWGFPARQSVLNLYRPQNQTLILILAIGIGTFLISTLYFTRDLLLAQTTLESQQNTPNMILLDVQSEQKDEVKQVIDSSSLELLQNIPIVTMRIIKLKGRSANEIREDTSSTINNWVLDHEFRTTYRDSLSEGEEILEGKWKANFTGKGPIPISISDNLAEDAEANIGDKMIFNVQGVQLETEVASIRRVDWSNMQINFSILFPTGVLEDAPQFTVMTTRVEDDNSSAQLQQKLVQEFPNVTIIDLRQVLKVVEEILGKISWLINFMAFFSILTGIIVLIGAVRTSKYQRIRESVLLRTLGAKNRQILKILGLEYLFLGILGSLSGILLSLISSFLIGYFLFDTTFVPSWIPFLVVFPAITALVVIIGLANSYSVVKSPPLAVLRKGLG, encoded by the coding sequence ATGAGTTCTGAAAGATCAAGCGCCGGCTTCCCATGGTTAATAAAAATGGCTTTAAGGGATGGGAAAGCAAGTAGTCGAAAATTATTTCTATTTATTGCATCTATCGTACTTGGAATTGCTGCAGTAGTCTCTATACAGTCATTTAGCGCTAACCTCAAACGTAATATTTCACTCCAATCGAAATCCCTGATGGGCGCCGATTATATTATTGACAGTGATAAACTTCCTACGGAAAAAGTTTACGGAATCATCGATTCCCTTGGAGGCGCGGAAGCCAGAGAGATAAGTTTTGCATCTATGGCAGCGTTTCCTGGAAACCAGGGAACAAAACTAATGCAGGTTCGGGGAATAGAAGGCGGTTTTCCATTTTATGGTGAAATAGAAACTACACCACCCGAAGCCGGTAATAATTTCAGAGAGTCTGAAGTTGCACTGGTGGATGCCACGGTCATGCTACAATTGGGAATTGAAATTGGCGATACTGTAAAAATTGGAAATACAAGTTTAGAAATTGGTGGAGCATTGAACAATGTTCCCGGCAGTTCCAGCATTTTTAGTTCTATAGCTCCTCCCCTATTGGTGCCCTTTTCTGCCATTGAGAAATCTGGCTTGGTTCAAACCGGTAGCCGCATTGATTACAGGTATTATTTTACCGCTCCGGAAAGTCTTGATATGGAGAAGTTTGATGAAGAACTTGATCCAATACTCGATGCGAATGATGCAGATCTGGACACTCACCTATCCACTAGTCAGAGATTAGGAAGACGATATGAAAATTTTGCAAAATTCCTGAACCTGGTTGCTTTTATTGCGTTATTACTTGGATGTGTTGGAATCGCCAGTGCCATACATATCTATATAAAAGAAAAAGTTGCATCGATCGCTATTTTGAAATGCCTTGGTGCTTCAAGAAAACAAAGTTTTCAAATCTTCTTAATTCAGGTGATCGTTATTGGATTGATCGGTTCTATCATTGGAACGCTTTTAGGACTCGGATTGCAGGAATTATTTCCCTACCTGTTACAGGATCTTTTGCCGGTAGAGATAGATCTCCAAATTTCACCTGTAGTAATAATTACAGGAATTATACTTGGAGTAAGCATGTCGGTTCTTTTTGCACTATACCCTTTACTTACCACCCTGGATATTTCTCCGCTGCAGACTTTACGCATGCAGCAATCTGCGGAATCGAACAAAAAGTATAAGATTCTGGTGTCAATCGCAGTCATAATTTTTATCTGGATCTTTGCATTCTGGTTACTCGATAACTGGCTATATGCGATCTGGTTCGTTCTGGGACTGGCAATCACCTTCGCAATTTTAAGCGGATTTGCAGCTTTAATTATGAAATTACTGAAAAGGTATTTTCCGAAGAACTGGGGATTCCCGGCAAGACAAAGTGTTTTAAACCTTTATCGGCCACAGAATCAAACACTCATTCTCATTCTTGCCATTGGGATTGGAACATTTTTAATTAGTACGTTATACTTTACCAGGGATCTGCTTCTGGCTCAAACTACATTGGAAAGCCAGCAGAATACTCCAAATATGATCTTGCTGGACGTTCAAAGTGAGCAGAAGGATGAGGTTAAACAGGTAATTGACAGCAGTAGTCTGGAGCTATTACAGAACATCCCCATCGTAACTATGCGTATCATTAAGTTGAAAGGTAGAAGCGCAAACGAGATTCGTGAGGATACTAGCAGTACGATCAATAACTGGGTTCTGGATCACGAATTCAGAACTACCTATAGGGACTCTCTTTCTGAAGGGGAAGAAATTCTGGAAGGAAAATGGAAAGCTAATTTTACTGGAAAAGGTCCTATTCCTATTTCTATAAGTGATAATCTCGCTGAAGATGCTGAAGCCAATATTGGAGACAAAATGATTTTCAATGTTCAGGGTGTTCAGCTGGAAACTGAAGTTGCGAGTATTCGTAGAGTGGACTGGAGTAATATGCAGATAAATTTTTCAATTTTATTCCCTACCGGTGTTCTGGAAGATGCTCCGCAATTCACGGTGATGACAACGCGGGTTGAAGATGATAATTCCTCGGCGCAGCTTCAGCAGAAATTGGTTCAGGAGTTCCCGAATGTGACTATTATTGATCTAAGACAAGTTCTAAAAGTTGTAGAAGAAATTCTTGGTAAGATATCCTGGCTGATAAATTTTATGGCATTTTTCAGTATTCTTACCGGTATCATCGTTCTTATTGGTGCTGTTAGAACCAGTAAATATCAAAGAATTCGTGAAAGTGTACTACTAAGAACCCTTGGTGCCAAGAACAGGCAGATCTTAAAAATCCTGGGTCTTGAATACTTATTCCTGGGAATCCTGGGAAGCTTATCTGGAATATTACTATCCTTGATCTCCAGTTTCCTCATTGGTTATTTCCTGTTCGATACTACATTTGTTCCTTCATGGATTCCGTTTTTGGTAGTATTCCCGGCGATTACCGCGTTAGTAGTAATTATTGGACTTGCAAATAGTTATAGTGTGGTAAAAAGTCCTCCTCTCGCTGTTCTTCGGAAGGGGTTAGGATAA
- a CDS encoding ABC transporter ATP-binding protein: MAKILRVENLSKTYNNGNRKLVILDKINFDIEEGETFAIVGPSGSGKTTLLGLSAGLDRSDEGTIELCGENLSELDEDDRAALRNRHVGFVFQNFQLIPTLTALENVAVPLELRGDSSAENEATALLEKVGLKDRMNHYPTQLSGGEQQRVALARAFCNKPKILFADEPTGNLDEATGQNVIDLLLTLNKDLGTTLVIVTHDMELAKKTQRILKLRGGKVQELQIQE; this comes from the coding sequence ATGGCAAAAATTTTAAGGGTTGAAAATCTCAGCAAAACTTATAATAATGGTAATAGAAAGCTGGTCATCCTGGACAAGATCAATTTTGATATTGAAGAAGGAGAAACTTTTGCTATCGTAGGCCCTTCAGGTAGTGGGAAAACGACTTTACTTGGCTTAAGTGCAGGACTTGATCGAAGTGATGAAGGTACTATAGAACTTTGCGGCGAAAATCTAAGTGAGCTAGATGAAGATGATCGCGCTGCCTTAAGAAACAGGCATGTAGGATTTGTATTTCAGAACTTTCAGCTTATCCCAACCCTTACCGCACTTGAAAATGTTGCTGTTCCATTGGAGCTTCGGGGAGATTCAAGTGCAGAAAATGAAGCTACAGCCCTTTTGGAAAAAGTTGGTTTGAAGGATAGAATGAATCATTACCCAACACAATTGTCTGGAGGGGAACAACAGAGAGTTGCACTCGCCCGTGCATTCTGTAACAAACCTAAGATACTTTTTGCAGATGAGCCTACGGGAAATCTGGATGAAGCTACTGGACAAAATGTAATCGATCTACTTTTAACGCTGAACAAGGACCTGGGGACCACCCTGGTAATAGTTACCCATGATATGGAACTGGCTAAAAAAACACAGCGAATTCTTAAGCTTCGAGGGGGAAAAGTTCAGGAATTACAAATCCAGGAGTAA
- a CDS encoding AraC family transcriptional regulator, translating to MKTYHLEINDVDDFIPELAQTLGIDHSEQLGEFSLLIPEPIGDGNIRGINFPNGIGLYMYHVTVREDTELRISHPTIKPIRFIYCLDGMIGSSFDFIDAEDLVKDHEFVIAAPKSKETYNITLKKDIETTLCYLEIDRLKFQEYFSFDLHELEPIFYKLFSDVQAHNRVSNLGNISLQTSEIIKEIETCDLTGFPRINFVGAKSLEILSYMLNHFKKEDQQTQNELKDKDRAAVEKVVKYIDSNLAQAGTVNELAQIAGVNTNKLQEVFQKVYGKTVNGYVRDIRLTRALHMLSSGKKNVSEVVYELGLSSRSYFSKIFKKKYGVSPRKVLSKNELPSN from the coding sequence ATGAAGACTTATCATTTAGAAATAAATGATGTGGATGATTTTATTCCTGAACTTGCACAGACTTTAGGAATAGATCATTCAGAACAACTTGGCGAATTCTCCTTATTGATACCTGAACCTATTGGTGATGGTAACATTCGTGGAATTAATTTTCCAAATGGTATAGGTCTATATATGTATCATGTGACAGTTCGTGAAGACACAGAACTCAGGATTTCCCATCCAACTATAAAGCCGATTCGATTTATTTATTGTCTGGACGGAATGATTGGTAGTAGTTTTGATTTTATAGATGCTGAAGATCTTGTTAAAGATCATGAATTCGTGATTGCCGCTCCAAAAAGTAAAGAGACTTATAATATTACTTTGAAGAAGGATATAGAAACAACCCTATGTTACCTGGAAATTGACCGTTTAAAATTCCAGGAATACTTCAGTTTTGACCTTCATGAACTTGAGCCAATTTTCTACAAATTGTTTAGTGATGTACAGGCTCACAACAGGGTCTCAAACCTGGGCAACATTAGCCTCCAGACTTCAGAAATTATCAAGGAAATTGAAACTTGTGATCTTACAGGGTTTCCGAGGATTAATTTTGTGGGAGCAAAATCTCTGGAGATCCTGAGCTATATGTTGAATCATTTTAAAAAGGAGGATCAGCAAACTCAAAATGAACTAAAAGATAAAGACCGGGCGGCTGTAGAAAAGGTTGTTAAGTACATAGATTCCAATCTCGCCCAGGCTGGAACTGTCAACGAACTGGCACAAATCGCCGGCGTTAACACGAACAAGCTTCAGGAAGTTTTTCAGAAGGTTTATGGAAAAACCGTGAATGGATATGTGCGTGACATACGACTTACAAGAGCACTACACATGCTTTCTTCAGGCAAAAAGAACGTTAGTGAGGTTGTTTATGAATTAGGATTATCCAGCCGAAGTTATTTTTCAAAGATCTTCAAGAAAAAATATGGAGTTTCTCCAAGGAAAGTACTTTCCAAAAATGAATTACCATCAAATTAA